The Geobacter metallireducens GS-15 region CATCGATCGGGTAGTGGGAGCCTGCGGGGAGTTTTTCAGGCGACCCTGACGCCTCATTCCTTCCATTGCAAAAGCTGCCTCCTATGGTTTACTTGAACGTGTCGCCTCCCCGAAAAACGCCTTCTGGAGTCAGATCATGCCCATGAAAATTTTTGTGTGGATGCTTGCCGTTGTTGCGGGGATTCTCGCCTCGTGTGCCTTCATTACCGTCAACGTCTATTTCCCCGAGAAGGAGGTCAAGAAGGCCTTCAAGACCTTGGACGAGAAATACCTGGGGAAGGAGGGGGGGGAGGCGCCCGTCCCGGAACAGCCCCCGGCCGGTGCTGAACCGGCGCCGGCAGAGAAGCCCCAGAGCCGGTTCGAGGGAGCGCGATGGCCCCTCGCGGTGACAGCCACCGCCTGGGCTGCCGAGGATGCGGCCGGCGGCCTGGTGGTTGAGCTTTCGCGGATGCCCGAGGTGGTCAAGGCCTACGAGGAGATGAGAGGACGGCTCACGACCCTCGATCAGTTGCGTGACGGCGGCATTGTGGGAGAAACCAACCAGGGACTTGTCACGGTCCGCGACCCCTCCCGGATTGCCGGCCTGAAGGGAGCGGTGGACGAGGAGAACGCCAACCGCAAGACCGTCATTACCGGCATGGCTCGGGCAATCCTGAAGCAGGCGGGGAAGCCCGACACACCGGCCAATATGGGACAGGTTCTCGGCAAGGCGGCCGCCACCTATGCCCAGACGAAACAGGAAACCGCCCGGCCAGGCTGGTGGATCCAGTTGCAAAACGGAAAGTGGGTACAGAAATGAGCCGATTCGTTCTAATTATCCCGTTCGGAGCCCTCTCCCTCATGCTCGCTGCGTGCTCTTCCTTTCCCTGGTTGACGAAGGAAGAACCGGCCGCCACTTCCGCCCCTACTGCCAAGAACCGCTGTCTCCTCGAATCCGAGGATTGCCCTCCGCGGAAGATGACCATCACTGAACTGATCGCTGGTCTGAAGCATGAAATTGCCAGGGGTGAGGCCGTGTACACCCCGGCCGAACTCCAGAAGCTCGAAAACAAGCTCCGGGATTACGAAGTGATGTACGACCGCCTGATGTACGGCAACGACGATTGAAACGAAATGGTTAGTGTAACGATTCCGATGCGTTGGTTGCATTGATGTGAGTTTTTGAGCATTAATTAATAATAAGTTATTGACTTTTAATGTAGCACCATTTACTCTTGCGGCGCAAAACGCAGGAGGCGACGATACCTGATTCCGCAAGACAGGCGGACCCCCTTCGATTCCCTTTTGAATCGCCCCAGGACATATTCTCCCCCATCCTGCAACACATCACAACTAAAGCGTGGAAAACAGTGCTGACAGAGCGCGGCGTGGCGTTTACGGCGTGCCGACCCGACTCCGTGCTGTCCGGCGTCCTGGCAATCGCGTCGGGACGGATTGCTCCGTTTTTCCCATGAGGGTTATTTCATGCATCTGACTGACTGTTTCACGGAACTGGTGGCCTATGTCACCCACTTCCTCCGCACGGCCGCGGTGCGCCAGCCCTCCTACCAGGAGGTCCGCCGCGAAATCGACCTCCTCCTGGCCTCGGGGGAGTCGTGCGTCAGGCGGGAGGGGTTCTCCCGCGACGACTTCGAGCTGGCCCGCTTCGCCGTCTGCGCCTGGATCGACGAGGCGGTCCTCTCGTCGGCCTGGAGCGAGAAGAGCCTCTGGCTCCGGGAGCAGCTCCAGCGCCTCCACTACAACACCACCGAGGCGGGTGAGGAGTTCTTCACCAGGCTGAACGCCCTGGGGCTCCACCAGCGTGAGGTGCGGGAGGTCTACTACCTCTGTCTCGCCCTCGGCTTCACCGGCAGGTTCTGCAAGCCGGGGGACGAGTATCAGCTGGAGCAGGTGAAGACCGCCCAGCTGAAGCTCCTCGTGGGGAGCTCCGTGGGGCTTCCGTCCCTGGAGCGGACCGAGCTCTTCCCGGAGGCCTATCCGGCGGGAGCGCCCGCCATGGCTCCGGCCCGGCGCCGGGTCGGTTTCTCCCCCCTTGCCGCCGTCTGCCTCGCCGGTCCGGCGGTGTTCTTTGTCATTCTCTTCTTCGTCTACCGCTTCACCCTTTCGGGGGTGGGGGAGAATTTTTTAAGGACGGTGCCGTACTGAGATGAAAACGAAGCTCGTGACCTTTCTCAAGTGGTTTCTCGTGGCGGGAGGGGCGGCAGTGGTCGTCCTTCTCGTTTTTGGTATTGTGCTCGCCCTCGACTGGCCCTGGTGGGTGGCCCTCTGCATCCTCCTCCTTCTGGCGGGGATCGGGGTCGGCATTGTGCTGCTGCGGGCCATGTGGCTGCGCAAGCGGGAGCAGAATTTCGTCCAGGAGGTGATCGCCCGGGACAAGGGGCTCCTGAAGGCCCTTTCCGGCAAGGAGCGGGAGCACCTTACCCAGCTCCAGGAGCAGTGGAAGGATGCCATCGGCACCCTGAAGAATTCCCATCTCAAGAAGCAGGGAAACCCCCTTTACGTCCTCCCCTGGTACCTGGTGATCGGCGAGAGCGGCTCCGGGAAGACCACCTCCCTCAACAGCGCCCGCCTGTCATCCCCTTTCATCGACGTCTGCCGGGCCTCCGGCGTTTCCGGCACCCGCAACTGCGACTGGTGGTTCTTCGAGGAATCCATCGTCATCGACACGGCCGGTCGCTACGCGGTTCCCATCGACAGCGAGAAGGACCGGGACGAGTGGCAGAAGTTCCTGTCGCTCCTCGTCAAGTACCGGAAGAAAGAGCCCCTGAACGGCCTCATCGTCACCGTGGCGGCAGACCGGCTCCTGGCGGCGGGGCGCGAGGAGAACGCGGAGGAGGGGCGCACCATGCGGAGCCGCATCGACGAGTTGATGCGGGCCCTGGGGGTGCGGTTCCCGATCTATGTCCTCGTCACCAAGTGCGATCTGGTTGAGGGGATGAACCGCTTTGCCGGGCTTCTGCCGGAAAAGGCCCTCCGGCAGCCCATGGGGATGGTGAACCAGGAACTGGCCACGGACGTGGTCACCTTCACCGACAAGGCGGTTGCCGCCGTGGTGGAACGGCTCCGGACCCTCCGGCTGCTGCTTCTCCACCAGCCCGAGGCCCGGGAAGCGGATCCGGGGCTCGTCCTCTTTCCCGAGGAGTTCGCGGTCCTGCGGGATGCCCTCGCCGCCTTCATGGAGGGGGCCTTCCGGGAAAACCCCTACCAGGAGACCCCGGTCATGCGGGGGCTCTTCTTCTCCAGCGGCCGCCAGGAGGGGAATCCCCATTCCCGCTTCTCCGAGGCCTTGGGCCTCTCGGGGGAAATGGCGGCGCTCCCCGGCACCAGCAAGGGTCTCTTTCTCCACGACTTTTTCGCCAGGATTCTCCCCGCCGACCGGGCGCTCCTGGCGCCGACCCGCCGTGCCGTGGAGTGGCGGGCCCTCACCGGGAACCTGGGGCTCGTCTCCTGGATGCTCCTGGGCGTGGCCCTCTGTGGTCTCCTTTCCTTTTCCTTCGTGAAGAACATGACCACCATCCGCCAGGTCTCCCATCAGTTCGAGCGGACTCCGCGGCTGGCCGGCAACCCCACCAGCGATCTCCTAGTGCTCGACGCCTTCCGCCAGGGAATCCTGAAGGTGGAGGAGCGGAACCGCTCCTGGTGGATTCCCCGTTTTGGCCTCACGGAGAGCGTCAAGGTGGAGCGGACCCTCAAGGAGAGGTTCTGCCGCCAGTTCCGGGACGGTTTCCTGACCCCCTACGACCGGCAGCTGGCCACCGGTGTCGCGGGCCTTTCCGCTGGCACCCCCGACGAGCTCTTCGCCCAGTACGCCATCCATCTGACCCGGCGGATCAATATCCTCAACGCCGGCATGAACGGTAAAAAGCTGCCGGAACTGAGCGCCATGCCCCAGCCGGCTTCGGTCTCCTTCCTGGCCGGCGAAACCGCCGCCGGTGCTGATGCCCGCAAGCGGTTCGGCACCCTCTACCTCCACTACCTGGCCTGGCGGGCAGATTCCCCCGATCTTGCCAAGGAGACGGCCCAGCTTCAGGGGTGGCTCCGCCAGATCATAGGCCTCAAGGGGGGAAGCCTTTCCTGGCTTGCCCCGTGGATCGACCGGCAGTCGGGGCTTCCGTCGGTGACCATGGCCGAATTCTGGGGAGGGGGCGCGCCGCTCCCGGGAGAGGCAGCGGTTCCCCCCTCCTTTACCCGCAAGGGGAAGGGGGAGATGGACAGCCTCGTGGCCGAGCTGGAGACGGCCCTCGGCGACCCGCGCCTCGTGGCGGCGGGCAAGGGCGGCCTTGGCTCCTGGTACCGGGGGAGTTGCCTGGCGGCGTGGCAACGGCTTGCCGCGGCGTTCCCCACGGGAAAGGAGCGGCTCCGCACTGTCCGCGACTGGCAGCAGACGGCCGCCAGAATGGCCACAGACCAGGGGCCCTATTTCGCCTTCATCAACCGGATGTCCGCCGAGCTCGATACCCTCGTGGGCAAGGAGGGGGTACCTCCCTTTGTGGTCCAGCTCTATGCCTTTCAGGTGGCCCGGGCGGGGGGTGCGGTTCCGGGCGCCGTGGGGAAGGCCGCCGAGAGCGGCAAGCGTCTCATCAACTCCCTCGGCGAGAGGATTCATCCCGATGCCGCCGTGGCCAAGGGGATCGAAACGCCCCTGGCGGCCCCGAAGGCCTGGCAGGAGTACCAGACGGCCCTGGCGGCCATCGCGCCGGCGGCATCGTCGCGGCAGCAGGCCTTCCAATTGGCCACTCAGACCTTCGGCGACGACCCGGCCACCGGCAAGACCCCCTTTATGGCCGCCTGGGGCGCAGCCGGCCGCCTTCGGGCCGGAGTTGCCGGCGCCGGAGCCGACGAAGCCTTCTGGCGGCTCGTGACCGGCCCCCTCGACTACCTCTGGACCTACGTCCGGCATGAGGCCGGCTGCCAGCTCCAGACCCTCTGGGAGGAGCAGGTGATCGCCGCCACCCTCGGGATGCCCCCCCAGCAGGCGGGCCCCCTGCTCCTTGGCCCCGACGGCCTTGCCTGGCGCTTCGTCAAGGGGCCCGCAGCTCCCTTCATCCGGGGGACCGCCGCCGGCTACGCGCCCCGGCAGGCCCTCGGGGTGGCACTCCCCATCGAGGGGGCCCTCTTCGCCTTCCTCTCCAAGGGTGCCCAGATTCAGGCCTCGGCTGGGGGGCGCCAGCCCAACTACACCGTGGCCGTCAAGGGGCTTCCCACCGACGCCAACGCCGATGCCCGGATCAGGCCCCACGCCACCCGGCTGGAGCTCCAGTGCGCTGGCACCCCCCAGACCCTCGTGAACCAGAACTTCCCCGTAGGGAAGACCTTCTACTGGTCCCCCGAAACCTGCGGCGACGTCATCTTTCAGATCGAGGTGGGTGACCAGGTTCTCACCAAACGTTACGGCGGTCCCCAGGCCTTCCCCGACTTCCTCCGGGAGTTTGCCGGCGGTTCGCGCACTTTCCCGGCCCGGGAGTTCCCCGGCGAGAAGGAGGCCCTTGAGCGGATGGGGATCAAGCATATCCGCGTCAACTACCAGATCATGGGGGGAGGGCAGGTGGTCAAACAGGGGAGCGCCATGGCCGGCGCCACGGCCCCCCGGGTCATCGCCCGGTGCTGGTAACGGCAGCCCCCCAATCTCACGGATGAGAAGGAGTGCGACTGATGCTCGGCACTGACATGACAACCGGCTGGAACTGGTCAGCCTTCGGCAAGCACCCGGCGGCGGCCGATTACTTCCGCCTCGGCCATGCTTCCCCCTTCGTGGAGGGCCTCACGAAATGGGTGGAGAGCGGCTACCGGCTCCTGGCGGAGCGAAGCGACGCCCCGCCCGCGTTCTGCTCCTGGCGCTTCTGGGCCCGGGGCTATGGCCGGGACCCACTGGTCCTGGGAGTGGTGCGGGTCTCCAGCGACAGCCTCGGCCGCCCCTATCCCCTCCTTATCATGGGGAGCGGTCCCCTGGAGGGGTGGGAGGGGCAATGGGACCTCCTCCCCTTTGCCGCGGAGAAGAGTTGGTGCCAGATCGAATTCCTGGCCACCCATACCTTCGGCGACCTCAGGAAGTTGGAAGAGGGGCTCCAGGGGCTGCGTCCCCCTGCCGCCGAGTGGGACGAGCTGGCCGAACGCCGCGGGGGGCTGAATCGCCTCGGCTCCCCCCTGGACCCCTACGCCTCGTTCCTGGACATTCCCCGGCTGGAAAAGGTAGCCGCCGAACGGGCCGGGCGGGACGAGTTCTCGGTGCGGCTCGACCGTGGGCCGGTCAACGACAAGATCACCCTGGTGAGCCTCTGGCACCTGCTGGCCAAGGGGGCGGCGAAGGGAGTCCCCAATGCCCTCTTCATGGGGGGAACCCTGGAGCGCTCCTTTCTCGCCTCCTACCGGCGGGCCCTGGCTCCGGGGGATTTTCTCCACCTCTGGTCCGCCTCGGATGCCGCGGGGTGGCCCAACAGCATCGGAACGGAGTACGCCATGGATATAGCAACCCTGGGAAAAGAGCCTGTTCGCCCCGACCAGCCGGTGGGTGACGACGTCCGCTACGATCCCCTCTTCGACACTCTCCAGGCCGAGGTGGACAAACTAACCTCCCCGGCCATCGCCGGCAACATCGACTGGGAGAAGGTGGTGCGGCTATCAGCCGACATCCTGGCCACCCGCTCCAAGGACCTCCTGGTGGCCAGCTACCTGGCCGTGGGGCTCGTCCAGACCCGCGGCGGCGACGGCCTGGCCCTGGGGCTCAAGGTCTGGCGCGATCTCCTGGAGCGGTTCTGGAACGACCTCTACCCCACCCGGATGCGGGGACGTCAGCGGAGCGTGGAGTGGTGGCTGGACCGGACCGAGATCGCCCTGCGCCAGCAGGGGGAGCAGACCCTGCCGGGGGAACAGCACGTCATCGTGCTGGAGACCCTCGGCGCCATCGACCGCTTCCTGCGCGAGCGCCTGGAGAATGCCCCGTCCCTCACCAAATTGCGGGAGCTGGTAGTGGATATGGCGCCGGAAGTGAACGTGGAGGCGGTTGCCGAAGCCGCGGCCCCACCGCCGGTTCAGGCCGAGGCGCCGGCCGATCTCTTTACCCCCCCGAGCCAGGTCGCTGTCCGCCCCGTGGAGGTCCCCCGGCAGACAAGCATCCCAGGCTCACCCCTTCAGGCCCTCGAAGCGGGGTTGCGGCAAGTGGGGGAGGCTGCCGGAGCCCTGCTCCAGCAGGACCCCTCAAGTCCGGTACCTTACCGTCTTTCACGGCTCGCCGCCTGGGGTCAAGTTACGGAGCTTCCGCCGGCTGTGAACGGCCGCACCCGCATCCCCCCTCCCGAGCGCCAGGTGTTGACTCTCCTCCAGGAGCTGGCCAGCCACGGCGACGGCGAAGCGCTCCTCAAGGCCGCCGAAGCGCGGCTTCCCCAGTTCATCTTCTGGCTTGACCTGAACCGATTTACCGCCGAAGCCCTTTCCCGCCTTGGCGACCGTTTCTCCTCTGCCCGCGAGGCGGTCTGCGCCGAGACGGCGGCCCTTGCGGGGCGGCTTCCGGGCCTTGAGGGGCTCTCCTTTGCCGACGGCACTCCCTTCGCCGATGGGGAGACCCGCCAGTGGCTCGCGG contains the following coding sequences:
- a CDS encoding DUF1318 domain-containing protein; amino-acid sequence: MPMKIFVWMLAVVAGILASCAFITVNVYFPEKEVKKAFKTLDEKYLGKEGGEAPVPEQPPAGAEPAPAEKPQSRFEGARWPLAVTATAWAAEDAAGGLVVELSRMPEVVKAYEEMRGRLTTLDQLRDGGIVGETNQGLVTVRDPSRIAGLKGAVDEENANRKTVITGMARAILKQAGKPDTPANMGQVLGKAAATYAQTKQETARPGWWIQLQNGKWVQK
- the tssA gene encoding type VI secretion system protein TssA produces the protein MLGTDMTTGWNWSAFGKHPAAADYFRLGHASPFVEGLTKWVESGYRLLAERSDAPPAFCSWRFWARGYGRDPLVLGVVRVSSDSLGRPYPLLIMGSGPLEGWEGQWDLLPFAAEKSWCQIEFLATHTFGDLRKLEEGLQGLRPPAAEWDELAERRGGLNRLGSPLDPYASFLDIPRLEKVAAERAGRDEFSVRLDRGPVNDKITLVSLWHLLAKGAAKGVPNALFMGGTLERSFLASYRRALAPGDFLHLWSASDAAGWPNSIGTEYAMDIATLGKEPVRPDQPVGDDVRYDPLFDTLQAEVDKLTSPAIAGNIDWEKVVRLSADILATRSKDLLVASYLAVGLVQTRGGDGLALGLKVWRDLLERFWNDLYPTRMRGRQRSVEWWLDRTEIALRQQGEQTLPGEQHVIVLETLGAIDRFLRERLENAPSLTKLRELVVDMAPEVNVEAVAEAAAPPPVQAEAPADLFTPPSQVAVRPVEVPRQTSIPGSPLQALEAGLRQVGEAAGALLQQDPSSPVPYRLSRLAAWGQVTELPPAVNGRTRIPPPERQVLTLLQELASHGDGEALLKAAEARLPQFIFWLDLNRFTAEALSRLGDRFSSAREAVCAETAALAGRLPGLEGLSFADGTPFADGETRQWLAGVMQRESSAAQCPAEADTEGRAEAIAQEVDEAQALIRSGKLLEAVERFQGHLGNGASRKEKLHWRLALAQLLVNTNRAKLALPHLEQVVADIGAFGLEEYDPALALRGLKLAWIGFDSQAEPRFKEKAAEALHRIARLDPVEMVRLAKG
- a CDS encoding type VI secretion protein IcmF/TssM N-terminal domain-containing protein — protein: MKTKLVTFLKWFLVAGGAAVVVLLVFGIVLALDWPWWVALCILLLLAGIGVGIVLLRAMWLRKREQNFVQEVIARDKGLLKALSGKEREHLTQLQEQWKDAIGTLKNSHLKKQGNPLYVLPWYLVIGESGSGKTTSLNSARLSSPFIDVCRASGVSGTRNCDWWFFEESIVIDTAGRYAVPIDSEKDRDEWQKFLSLLVKYRKKEPLNGLIVTVAADRLLAAGREENAEEGRTMRSRIDELMRALGVRFPIYVLVTKCDLVEGMNRFAGLLPEKALRQPMGMVNQELATDVVTFTDKAVAAVVERLRTLRLLLLHQPEAREADPGLVLFPEEFAVLRDALAAFMEGAFRENPYQETPVMRGLFFSSGRQEGNPHSRFSEALGLSGEMAALPGTSKGLFLHDFFARILPADRALLAPTRRAVEWRALTGNLGLVSWMLLGVALCGLLSFSFVKNMTTIRQVSHQFERTPRLAGNPTSDLLVLDAFRQGILKVEERNRSWWIPRFGLTESVKVERTLKERFCRQFRDGFLTPYDRQLATGVAGLSAGTPDELFAQYAIHLTRRINILNAGMNGKKLPELSAMPQPASVSFLAGETAAGADARKRFGTLYLHYLAWRADSPDLAKETAQLQGWLRQIIGLKGGSLSWLAPWIDRQSGLPSVTMAEFWGGGAPLPGEAAVPPSFTRKGKGEMDSLVAELETALGDPRLVAAGKGGLGSWYRGSCLAAWQRLAAAFPTGKERLRTVRDWQQTAARMATDQGPYFAFINRMSAELDTLVGKEGVPPFVVQLYAFQVARAGGAVPGAVGKAAESGKRLINSLGERIHPDAAVAKGIETPLAAPKAWQEYQTALAAIAPAASSRQQAFQLATQTFGDDPATGKTPFMAAWGAAGRLRAGVAGAGADEAFWRLVTGPLDYLWTYVRHEAGCQLQTLWEEQVIAATLGMPPQQAGPLLLGPDGLAWRFVKGPAAPFIRGTAAGYAPRQALGVALPIEGALFAFLSKGAQIQASAGGRQPNYTVAVKGLPTDANADARIRPHATRLELQCAGTPQTLVNQNFPVGKTFYWSPETCGDVIFQIEVGDQVLTKRYGGPQAFPDFLREFAGGSRTFPAREFPGEKEALERMGIKHIRVNYQIMGGGQVVKQGSAMAGATAPRVIARCW
- a CDS encoding DotU family type IV/VI secretion system protein, with product MHLTDCFTELVAYVTHFLRTAAVRQPSYQEVRREIDLLLASGESCVRREGFSRDDFELARFAVCAWIDEAVLSSAWSEKSLWLREQLQRLHYNTTEAGEEFFTRLNALGLHQREVREVYYLCLALGFTGRFCKPGDEYQLEQVKTAQLKLLVGSSVGLPSLERTELFPEAYPAGAPAMAPARRRVGFSPLAAVCLAGPAVFFVILFFVYRFTLSGVGENFLRTVPY